A genomic region of Lachnoclostridium edouardi contains the following coding sequences:
- the dtd gene encoding D-aminoacyl-tRNA deacylase: MRIVLQRVERACVKVEGRAIGEIGKGFLLLVGVADSDTKEIADKMVNKICKLRIFEDENGKTNLSLADVGGEILVVSQFTLYADCKKGNRPSFIRAGAPDLANELYQYVAKQCRNFADKVETGEFGADMKVELLNDGPFTLMLDSDTM, from the coding sequence ATGAGAATTGTGCTTCAGAGAGTGGAAAGAGCCTGCGTAAAAGTAGAAGGAAGAGCTATAGGTGAAATTGGAAAAGGCTTTCTTTTGCTGGTAGGCGTGGCTGACAGCGATACAAAAGAAATTGCAGATAAAATGGTAAATAAGATTTGCAAGCTGAGAATTTTTGAAGATGAAAATGGAAAAACTAATTTATCCCTTGCAGACGTAGGAGGAGAAATTTTAGTAGTCAGCCAGTTTACTCTTTATGCAGACTGCAAAAAGGGAAACAGGCCCAGCTTTATAAGAGCCGGAGCGCCTGATTTGGCAAATGAGCTGTATCAATATGTGGCAAAGCAGTGCAGAAACTTTGCGGATAAGGTGGAAACGGGAGAATTTGGGGCTGATATGAAGGTAGAGCTTCTAAACGACGGCCCGTTTACTCTGATGCTGGATAGTGATACAATGTAA